A part of Solibacillus sp. FSL H8-0538 genomic DNA contains:
- a CDS encoding MMPL family transporter — protein MKKHPLEKWGDLVGGKRSRWITLALWLVIVGVLAAVFPQVSSVENFAGDDLPEEMMSREASALIKEQFPSDSGIPLLIVWYKEAGLEIADLQGIQSLYSKLAENPLDGQTTLPPLGQLPTEALLGSVSDNGKSIVTPVFFSTETNTETLQENLEKISGITEAEIGENPYTTGLEGEELRARFSGPVGIAIDATALFSEADVKLMTATVVLILVLLIVLYRSPLLAVIPILVVGVAFLAVSPLLGWFAENGWISKDAQAVAIMTVLLFGAGTDYCLFLITRYRDVLLEEENRFLAISRALKESAGAIAMSALTVVIGLATLGLANYGAFQRFAVPFSFGVLLTGVAVLTLLPAILAILGRAAFWPFIPRTVDMEKKRARETNKLYKEPKENHRFMRKVGNFATGKPWIVIIITGAILIGLAVVSTQIKYNYDLLSSFPEDMPSREGFALIEENFTPGELAPVQVLVNTNGATMDVKADLEALPYVGLVKEVRVGAVDANIQLYEVDLNKNPYSNEAMDDLGDMKEQVPSILTAAGLEDAEDNYWLGGETSAQLDTKDVQSRDENVIQPVMIVIILLVLLVYLRAVVTSLQLMVTVVVSFFAALGAGWLILTMFFGAESIASSIPLYAFVFIIALGNDYNIFMISDIWNNRQKGQGHKESIAGGVASTGAVITSAGLILAGTFAVLATLPIQLLVQFGVVTAVGVLLDTFIVRPLLVPAIITVFGRWSYWPGKLFKKDL, from the coding sequence ATGAAAAAGCATCCACTTGAAAAATGGGGGGATCTTGTTGGTGGAAAGCGCTCACGTTGGATTACGCTAGCATTATGGCTTGTGATTGTTGGTGTTTTAGCTGCCGTATTCCCGCAAGTGAGTAGCGTGGAAAATTTCGCAGGGGACGATTTACCTGAAGAAATGATGTCGCGCGAAGCAAGTGCACTTATAAAAGAACAATTCCCTTCAGATTCTGGAATTCCGTTACTCATCGTGTGGTATAAGGAAGCAGGACTTGAAATAGCCGATTTACAAGGTATACAAAGCTTGTACAGTAAGTTAGCTGAAAATCCGTTAGACGGACAAACGACACTTCCTCCACTAGGTCAATTACCAACAGAGGCACTGCTCGGCTCGGTTTCTGATAACGGTAAATCCATTGTAACGCCTGTGTTTTTCTCCACAGAGACGAACACGGAAACATTACAAGAAAACCTAGAAAAAATTTCCGGAATTACAGAAGCAGAAATCGGTGAAAATCCGTATACAACGGGTTTAGAAGGGGAAGAGTTACGTGCACGCTTCTCCGGTCCAGTCGGCATTGCCATTGATGCGACAGCTCTATTCAGTGAAGCTGACGTGAAATTAATGACTGCGACAGTCGTCCTTATTTTAGTGCTACTGATTGTATTATACCGTTCACCATTACTTGCAGTTATTCCTATATTAGTAGTAGGGGTTGCGTTCCTTGCGGTGAGTCCGCTCCTTGGTTGGTTTGCAGAAAATGGGTGGATTAGTAAGGATGCGCAGGCGGTTGCAATTATGACGGTTCTGCTATTTGGGGCAGGCACGGACTATTGCTTATTTTTAATTACGCGCTACCGTGATGTATTATTGGAAGAGGAAAATAGATTTCTAGCAATTAGCCGTGCATTAAAAGAATCTGCTGGTGCCATCGCCATGAGTGCGCTGACGGTTGTTATCGGTTTAGCAACGCTTGGTTTAGCGAACTACGGGGCGTTTCAACGCTTTGCGGTGCCGTTTAGCTTCGGTGTTTTATTAACAGGCGTGGCCGTGCTAACGCTACTACCGGCAATACTAGCAATTTTAGGTCGTGCTGCATTTTGGCCATTCATCCCGCGAACAGTGGACATGGAGAAAAAGCGCGCGCGTGAAACGAATAAGCTTTACAAGGAGCCGAAAGAAAACCACCGCTTCATGCGCAAAGTGGGAAACTTCGCAACAGGTAAGCCGTGGATTGTTATTATTATTACAGGGGCAATTTTAATTGGGCTGGCAGTTGTGTCAACGCAAATTAAATACAATTATGATTTACTGTCTTCATTCCCAGAGGATATGCCGTCGCGTGAAGGGTTCGCGCTCATTGAGGAGAACTTTACCCCGGGTGAGCTTGCGCCTGTTCAAGTTTTAGTTAATACGAATGGTGCTACTATGGATGTGAAGGCTGATCTTGAAGCGCTGCCATACGTAGGTTTGGTGAAAGAAGTGCGGGTTGGTGCAGTAGATGCAAATATTCAACTGTACGAGGTAGATTTAAATAAAAACCCATACTCAAATGAGGCAATGGATGATTTAGGAGATATGAAAGAGCAAGTTCCATCTATTTTGACAGCGGCTGGTTTAGAAGATGCGGAGGACAATTACTGGCTTGGCGGAGAGACGAGTGCACAACTTGATACAAAAGATGTACAAAGTCGTGATGAAAATGTCATTCAGCCGGTGATGATCGTCATCATTCTGCTTGTCTTACTTGTCTATTTACGCGCAGTCGTTACATCGTTGCAATTAATGGTTACAGTTGTCGTGTCATTCTTTGCGGCACTTGGCGCGGGCTGGCTTATCCTGACGATGTTCTTTGGAGCGGAATCAATCGCAAGCTCCATCCCGCTGTATGCATTCGTATTTATTATTGCACTTGGCAATGATTATAATATATTTATGATCTCAGACATTTGGAATAATCGTCAAAAAGGCCAGGGACATAAAGAGTCCATTGCAGGCGGCGTTGCTTCTACTGGAGCCGTTATTACATCAGCTGGACTTATTTTAGCCGGAACATTTGCGGTACTTGCAACACTGCCAATCCAACTACTCGTTCAGTTCGGTGTCGTCACAGCAGTCGGCGTATTACTCGACACATTCATCGTACGCCCACTACTTGTACCAGCAATTATCACTGTATTTGGACGTTGGTCTTACTGGCCAGGCAAGCTGTTTAAGAAGGATTTATAA
- a CDS encoding SDR family NAD(P)-dependent oxidoreductase: protein MKRVENKVALITGGASGIGLSAATLLAKEGAKVVIADFNIEGAKEVAESLVKEGYEAAAVFLDAGDAKSIEEAVAFTVEQFGTLTVLFNNVGGTNLRKDLDVLNIDLDEWDRLVNMNLKSVLLGSRFAIPHMQKAGGGSIINTASMAAFASDQTRTAYGATKAGVANMTKSIATQYGKDKIRCNAIAPGLILTPAAKANIPQGMLDIYSKFNALPYHGEADDIGHAVVFLASDESKFMTGQTLQIEGGHYLANPTIADTNIWIAAQQNKA, encoded by the coding sequence ATGAAACGTGTAGAAAATAAAGTAGCACTAATTACGGGTGGCGCATCTGGAATTGGTTTATCAGCTGCAACATTATTAGCAAAAGAAGGCGCAAAAGTTGTTATTGCGGACTTTAATATTGAAGGTGCAAAAGAAGTCGCAGAGTCTTTAGTAAAAGAAGGCTATGAAGCAGCAGCAGTATTCCTTGATGCAGGTGATGCAAAATCTATCGAAGAAGCAGTTGCATTTACTGTTGAGCAATTTGGTACTCTAACAGTTCTATTTAATAACGTTGGTGGAACTAATTTACGTAAAGATTTAGATGTTTTAAACATCGATTTAGATGAGTGGGACCGTCTTGTGAACATGAACTTAAAATCAGTATTACTTGGTAGCCGTTTTGCTATCCCTCACATGCAAAAAGCTGGTGGAGGTTCGATTATTAACACGGCTTCAATGGCTGCTTTTGCAAGTGACCAAACACGTACAGCGTATGGTGCAACAAAAGCGGGCGTTGCAAATATGACTAAAAGTATTGCTACTCAATACGGGAAAGATAAAATCCGTTGTAATGCAATCGCACCAGGCCTTATTTTAACACCTGCTGCCAAGGCTAATATTCCACAAGGTATGCTAGATATTTATTCTAAATTCAATGCTCTACCATACCACGGTGAAGCAGATGATATCGGTCATGCCGTTGTATTCTTAGCCTCTGATGAATCTAAGTTCATGACAGGTCAAACACTTCAAATTGAAGGTGGCCATTACCTTGCTAACCCAACAATTGCAGATACAAATATTTGGATAGCAGCTCAACAAAATAAAGCTTAA
- a CDS encoding acyl-ACP desaturase, translating into MLNSDLDIRLEPRIKELYELHKERSANIDWSYHEFIPWDKAMSFKRVPWDESQVTLPEGVIIAIETALLTEVNLPWYTSHLDYTFKNSMEVINDFVHTWTAEEDQHSSLLETYLLVTRNVNPKRLHELRKRVVENGWFPDFTNPLATMAYTSLQELGTLVFYNNVAKIAGQYDKDLATLLRRLAKDEALHYAFYRDTVKAHLELDPNFIVFFESVIINFSMPGAVMPDFNERMKTIAINTNYGPLQYFDQVLDVVVKYWDIANLQPTTEEAKQSQANILKYHGRLQRIKDRQLEKNKK; encoded by the coding sequence ATGTTAAATTCAGATTTGGATATCCGTTTAGAACCGCGCATTAAAGAATTATATGAATTGCATAAGGAACGCTCTGCAAATATTGATTGGAGCTATCACGAATTTATACCATGGGACAAGGCTATGTCCTTTAAACGAGTTCCTTGGGATGAGAGTCAAGTAACACTTCCGGAAGGTGTAATTATTGCGATAGAAACAGCATTACTTACCGAAGTAAATTTACCTTGGTATACGTCGCATTTAGATTATACATTTAAAAATTCAATGGAAGTAATAAATGATTTCGTTCACACGTGGACTGCTGAAGAAGACCAGCACTCTAGCTTGCTTGAAACGTATTTATTGGTGACACGAAACGTAAATCCGAAAAGATTGCATGAATTAAGAAAACGAGTTGTTGAAAACGGATGGTTCCCAGACTTTACTAACCCACTAGCAACAATGGCCTATACGTCATTACAAGAATTAGGTACACTCGTTTTTTATAATAATGTAGCAAAAATAGCAGGCCAGTACGACAAAGATTTAGCAACATTACTTCGACGTTTAGCGAAAGATGAGGCACTTCATTATGCATTCTATCGCGACACAGTGAAGGCACATCTTGAACTTGATCCAAACTTCATTGTATTTTTTGAAAGTGTAATTATTAATTTCTCTATGCCAGGCGCAGTTATGCCAGACTTTAACGAGAGAATGAAAACGATTGCAATAAATACAAATTATGGACCACTGCAATACTTTGACCAAGTATTAGATGTAGTTGTTAAATACTGGGATATCGCTAACTTACAGCCTACTACTGAAGAGGCCAAACAATCACAAGCGAATATCTTGAAATATCACGGGCGTCTACAAAGAATTAAAGACCGTCAACTAGAAAAAAATAAAAAGTAG
- a CDS encoding Rpn family recombination-promoting nuclease/putative transposase gives MTKEAVLSIPLPRLMDLKIDYAFKQLFGTEKNKDITVLFLNAVLKRTGRNTIQDITFHNTEVGGEYFEDKQSRLDLLVVTQADEWINVEIQFTNQFDMVKRSLYYWSKVYASPLEKGQGYSALKPVIAVNILNFNLLPKTDLFHTTYHLMEDEEKTKLTDVMEIHFIKIPKLLRDWKKKKLDPWNDLLARWLLLLGMVDHRNKKIKVYEDIYKELEGIAMKDEPLQEAFSIWQQLSLSKEHYLAYEGRLRRIQDEAAAIAEAKQREEEAAARALETGLQKGLQKGLEQGLEQGLEQGLQQGFEQGQSIIVQHLFAQKFTVEEIVKLTGLSEEYVMNIQKQSDKK, from the coding sequence TTGACAAAAGAAGCTGTACTGAGTATTCCATTACCACGTCTAATGGATTTGAAAATTGATTATGCGTTTAAGCAATTGTTTGGCACAGAGAAAAATAAAGATATTACAGTACTATTTTTAAACGCGGTTTTGAAGCGAACAGGTCGCAATACGATTCAAGATATTACCTTCCATAACACCGAAGTGGGCGGCGAATATTTTGAAGATAAGCAATCCAGGCTTGATTTGCTCGTTGTGACACAAGCTGATGAATGGATAAATGTAGAAATTCAGTTTACTAATCAGTTTGATATGGTAAAACGGTCATTATATTATTGGTCAAAAGTGTATGCAAGTCCATTAGAAAAAGGACAGGGATACAGTGCACTCAAACCAGTAATAGCAGTGAATATTTTAAATTTCAACTTACTGCCAAAAACAGATCTTTTTCACACGACCTATCATTTAATGGAGGATGAGGAAAAGACAAAGCTAACAGATGTGATGGAGATTCATTTTATCAAAATTCCTAAGCTCCTTCGTGATTGGAAAAAGAAAAAACTTGATCCTTGGAATGACTTACTCGCACGCTGGCTTTTGCTTTTAGGAATGGTGGATCATCGTAATAAAAAGATAAAGGTGTATGAAGATATTTATAAAGAACTGGAGGGAATTGCGATGAAAGATGAACCATTACAAGAAGCATTTTCAATATGGCAACAGCTGAGTCTATCGAAAGAACATTATTTAGCTTACGAAGGTCGACTTAGACGTATCCAAGATGAAGCGGCAGCAATCGCCGAGGCTAAGCAACGAGAGGAAGAAGCGGCAGCGAGGGCATTAGAAACAGGTCTGCAAAAAGGTCTGCAAAAAGGTCTGGAACAAGGTCTGGAACAAGGTCTGGAACAGGGTCTGCAACAAGGATTTGAACAGGGCCAATCAATAATTGTTCAGCATTTGTTCGCACAAAAATTTACGGTGGAAGAAATTGTTAAATTAACGGGACTTTCCGAAGAATATGTGATGAATATTCAGAAGCAATCCGACAAGAAATAA
- a CDS encoding VanZ family protein, translating into MITAFLSSMMFYMVCTFPLYIVARVVYVKWRRVHLNLVRELLLALFSLYAIAISSQTIIPHWSIGVDSETGKLFVDMHLRQYKSYNFVPFSTIEMYFVGVGDTASQWSLISVYNLAGNVILFVPIGLFVPLLWQRWRTWLGILMVAIAVPFFIEFIQYFIGRSSDVDDLILNAVGIMWGYFVYKLFAAILSIKR; encoded by the coding sequence GTGATTACTGCATTTTTGAGCAGTATGATGTTTTATATGGTATGTACGTTTCCTTTGTATATCGTTGCGCGAGTGGTGTATGTGAAGTGGCGCCGAGTGCACTTAAATCTTGTCCGGGAACTGCTACTCGCACTTTTTTCCCTCTATGCGATTGCCATTAGCTCGCAAACAATTATTCCGCACTGGTCGATTGGCGTAGATAGTGAAACAGGCAAACTGTTTGTGGATATGCATTTGCGCCAGTATAAAAGCTATAATTTCGTGCCATTTTCGACGATTGAGATGTACTTTGTTGGCGTAGGGGATACGGCAAGCCAGTGGAGCCTGATTTCTGTGTATAACTTAGCAGGAAACGTGATATTATTCGTACCAATTGGACTATTTGTACCACTTCTTTGGCAGCGTTGGCGCACATGGCTGGGAATACTCATGGTCGCGATTGCGGTGCCTTTTTTTATAGAATTTATTCAATATTTTATTGGCAGAAGCTCGGACGTAGACGATTTAATCTTAAACGCAGTCGGCATTATGTGGGGGTATTTTGTGTACAAGCTGTTCGCTGCGATTCTATCGATTAAAAGGTGA
- a CDS encoding reverse transcriptase-like protein: MVAKKAIYAVYGPEFKGIVRAHKEYKEKVNGKKKTFGKKCGSVEEAQHWLDSFSDTLKKMAHKAEKIEGYYAVHGPQFKGVVTTLTKFKSRMTGQKNTFGKKFTSDAEAQYWLDNFVGPVKKISPPPQPVVAEPTVKNVTLHHIPPTQEVVIYIDGGFKDGIGKYGIVAYSPKKSDRIYQDFGFVYDQQFNNLKNTGAELMACLRALEWAFSNGMKTVHIIYDYEGVADHLAKAQSNSAMHLYQNMIAGFQQHLYIHFLHVRHGNKEFHKQAHNLTQLSL, from the coding sequence ATGGTAGCGAAGAAAGCTATTTATGCGGTGTACGGACCGGAATTTAAGGGAATTGTGCGAGCGCATAAGGAATACAAGGAAAAGGTAAATGGTAAAAAGAAAACATTCGGCAAAAAATGTGGCTCGGTGGAGGAGGCCCAGCACTGGCTCGATTCATTTAGCGACACTTTGAAAAAAATGGCTCACAAAGCTGAAAAAATAGAGGGCTACTATGCCGTGCATGGTCCACAATTCAAAGGAGTCGTTACGACATTAACGAAATTTAAAAGCCGCATGACTGGTCAAAAAAATACATTTGGAAAGAAATTTACAAGTGATGCAGAAGCACAGTATTGGCTCGATAATTTTGTAGGTCCAGTCAAAAAAATATCACCTCCACCCCAACCAGTTGTAGCCGAGCCAACCGTAAAAAATGTTACACTCCACCACATTCCGCCAACGCAAGAAGTGGTCATTTATATTGATGGTGGCTTTAAAGATGGTATTGGAAAATACGGAATTGTGGCCTATTCACCGAAAAAAAGCGACCGTATTTATCAAGATTTTGGCTTTGTTTATGATCAACAGTTTAATAATTTGAAAAATACTGGGGCAGAATTAATGGCGTGCTTACGTGCATTGGAATGGGCATTTTCTAATGGTATGAAGACCGTGCATATCATTTATGACTATGAGGGGGTAGCCGATCATTTGGCGAAGGCACAGTCCAATTCGGCAATGCACTTATATCAAAATATGATTGCGGGTTTCCAACAACATTTGTACATTCACTTCCTCCATGTGCGCCATGGCAACAAGGAATTTCACAAGCAAGCGCATAATTTGACGCAGCTTTCATTATAA
- a CDS encoding PH domain-containing protein, with amino-acid sequence MFKKFASDALGLSDIGVVVPKSDFDKTDADDFIFNEMDEEIYFLIKTKADEYCFTNFALIHVDGANAISKKRMLRRYDYEYHTIDQVLLETAGTIDLDVEIKFTIGNIPMSIDIHKKHLTEIKDLYKALHAISLKQKSNAFSMDSAKQSLTLAASALGRIGNDAISPAASFKEITSFSHRWMMDQKSEFVKKDFGDVFEKYINN; translated from the coding sequence ATGTTTAAAAAATTTGCTTCAGATGCGCTTGGTTTATCGGATATTGGCGTGGTCGTTCCGAAATCGGATTTTGATAAAACCGATGCCGACGATTTTATTTTCAATGAAATGGATGAGGAAATTTACTTCCTTATCAAAACAAAAGCGGATGAGTACTGCTTTACAAATTTTGCGCTGATTCACGTGGACGGGGCGAATGCGATTAGTAAAAAACGGATGCTACGCCGCTATGATTATGAGTATCACACAATTGATCAGGTGCTACTTGAAACAGCGGGAACGATTGACTTAGATGTTGAAATCAAGTTCACGATTGGCAATATCCCGATGTCGATTGATATTCACAAAAAACATTTAACGGAAATTAAAGATTTATATAAAGCGTTACATGCGATTTCACTTAAACAAAAATCGAATGCATTTAGCATGGATTCGGCGAAACAAAGCTTAACCTTGGCGGCAAGTGCGTTAGGGCGTATTGGCAATGATGCCATTTCACCTGCCGCAAGTTTCAAGGAAATCACGAGCTTTTCTCACCGCTGGATGATGGATCAAAAATCGGAGTTTGTGAAAAAAGATTTCGGCGATGTGTTTGAGAAATATATAAATAACTAA
- a CDS encoding DMT family transporter, producing MKKYTGEILMLITAIMWGSGFIGMDIGLNHLTVFQLMAGRFILATIILSLIFYKKLKLINKSVLWKGAVLGTILFIAFALQTMGLEYTTPSKNAFLTAVNVMIVPIIAYVIYKRKIDRFEMIAAIMAFIGIAFLSLQGSMTINIGDVFSLLCAVGFAFDIFYTNVFVKTEDALALTIVQFFTASLLGVFAVIILGEIPTTVSNEGIYAIVYLAVFSTAVAYVCQNIGMQYANPTKSAIILSTESLFGTIFSVIILHEILTGRMIIGCILIFVAILFAEVKPTFKRKSSPSQLQYEQHK from the coding sequence ATGAAGAAATATACTGGTGAGATTTTAATGCTTATTACCGCCATTATGTGGGGAAGCGGATTTATTGGGATGGACATTGGGCTCAATCATTTAACCGTTTTTCAGTTAATGGCAGGTCGATTTATATTAGCAACAATTATTTTAAGTTTAATTTTCTATAAAAAATTGAAGCTAATTAACAAATCCGTTTTGTGGAAGGGTGCTGTGCTCGGGACAATTTTATTTATTGCCTTTGCTCTTCAAACAATGGGGCTCGAATATACGACGCCATCGAAAAACGCATTTTTAACTGCGGTTAATGTGATGATCGTTCCTATAATTGCTTATGTAATTTATAAACGAAAAATTGACCGCTTTGAAATGATTGCAGCAATTATGGCTTTTATCGGCATTGCTTTCTTGTCACTACAAGGTTCGATGACGATCAATATTGGCGATGTGTTTTCATTATTATGTGCAGTTGGTTTCGCATTTGATATTTTTTACACAAATGTTTTCGTAAAAACAGAAGATGCACTGGCATTAACCATCGTACAATTTTTCACTGCTTCGTTATTAGGCGTCTTTGCGGTAATCATTTTAGGTGAGATCCCAACAACGGTATCAAACGAAGGCATATACGCAATTGTGTATTTGGCCGTGTTTTCTACAGCGGTTGCTTATGTCTGTCAAAACATCGGGATGCAATATGCAAATCCTACAAAGTCGGCCATTATTTTGTCCACAGAATCATTATTTGGGACAATTTTTTCGGTAATCATTTTACATGAAATTTTAACAGGGCGTATGATTATAGGGTGTATTTTAATTTTCGTCGCTATACTATTTGCAGAAGTGAAGCCAACTTTTAAACGGAAAAGTAGTCCTTCTCAACTGCAATATGAACAGCATAAATAA
- a CDS encoding enoyl-CoA hydratase/isomerase family protein, with translation MQHFQTLFLEKNTDVLTVTLNCKNKAHTVNSVMIQEIIQLADLLRDTNEIKFVVFTNRGKIFSPGADFVEQLEHLHGKTPNSEQLSHMQIIGQEMMNKLERLEQITISALHGSSYGTGIAIMMTTDFRLMTECSVLNLPERDIDIFLTWSCTPKLVKEVGVVKAKELIMLGDDVSAEACYNIGFINKVVAADSMNEEVEQIIQKLRKRGNPATRNTKKLVNASVASRYW, from the coding sequence ATGCAACATTTTCAAACATTGTTTCTCGAAAAAAATACTGACGTGTTAACCGTTACATTAAATTGTAAAAACAAAGCTCATACTGTAAATTCTGTGATGATCCAGGAAATAATCCAATTAGCAGATTTACTAAGAGATACAAACGAAATTAAATTCGTCGTCTTTACGAACCGTGGAAAAATCTTTTCTCCAGGCGCAGATTTCGTTGAACAATTGGAACATCTACATGGAAAAACTCCGAACTCTGAGCAGTTAAGCCATATGCAAATTATCGGTCAAGAAATGATGAATAAGCTTGAAAGGTTAGAACAAATTACGATTTCGGCACTTCACGGTTCTTCTTATGGTACGGGTATCGCCATAATGATGACAACGGATTTCCGTCTCATGACTGAATGTTCTGTACTAAACCTTCCAGAAAGAGATATAGACATCTTTTTAACTTGGAGCTGCACACCGAAATTAGTAAAAGAAGTAGGTGTAGTAAAGGCGAAAGAATTAATAATGCTAGGTGATGATGTTTCGGCAGAAGCTTGCTATAACATCGGTTTCATCAATAAAGTCGTCGCCGCTGACAGCATGAATGAAGAAGTCGAGCAAATCATTCAGAAGTTGAGAAAACGAGGCAATCCAGCGACTCGGAATACAAAAAAGCTTGTGAATGCCTCAGTTGCATCTAGATATTGGTGA
- a CDS encoding TetR/AcrR family transcriptional regulator: MLTEKRIPAEKRKRMIIRAAIDVFSESNYRVAKVSDIAERAGITDPMIYKFFKSKSELFQEILITTSEQTIVKFFTREFFQPENLQTKDDYIVTIEKSLWAYFNNMEQFQKELKVYYQAISEVDESDVRKVLRDSYQNYASIYESILQKGTDDGLLHLTMDVRTIAWDIVGFTIQQSTLFIIGFYDVQDMQTLLRKRIQTWIP; this comes from the coding sequence ATGCTTACTGAAAAAAGGATTCCTGCTGAAAAAAGAAAACGAATGATTATACGTGCTGCGATTGATGTTTTTTCAGAGTCTAATTATCGGGTAGCTAAAGTATCCGATATTGCGGAAAGAGCTGGGATTACGGATCCAATGATTTATAAGTTTTTCAAATCAAAGAGTGAGCTGTTTCAAGAGATTCTTATTACGACTAGTGAACAAACGATTGTTAAATTTTTTACAAGGGAGTTTTTCCAACCTGAGAATTTACAAACGAAAGATGATTACATTGTGACGATTGAAAAAAGTTTATGGGCTTATTTCAATAATATGGAGCAATTCCAAAAAGAACTAAAAGTCTATTACCAGGCAATTTCTGAAGTAGATGAATCCGATGTGAGAAAAGTATTAAGAGATTCCTATCAAAATTATGCATCTATATATGAGTCTATTTTGCAAAAAGGGACCGATGATGGACTATTGCATTTAACGATGGACGTGCGAACAATCGCTTGGGATATTGTTGGCTTTACGATCCAGCAAAGTACTTTATTTATTATCGGATTTTATGATGTGCAGGATATGCAAACACTTTTAAGAAAACGAATTCAGACGTGGATTCCATAA
- a CDS encoding DNA cytosine methyltransferase, whose product MVRTKEIYDEHSSIRDILHKKIENEHNRKIIRLEDNRNILGMPEKFNVISLFTGCGGLDLGFELAGLAAVIGEEAAMEAFQSKEAFDEVRGQSIFHTIYTNDLFVEANESYSRNFPNHNFQHGIDIRKVRNFPKADLVVGGFPCPGFSEAGPRLVDDERNFLYIHFIRCITQAKPAVFVAENVKGMLTLGKGQVIRQITKDFAAAGYSVQYKLLNSRDYGVPQLRERVFIVGVRNDLSFKYKYPKPTHGTALFPFVTLRDAIGDLEEAPGPYFTGSYSSIYMSRNRKKCWDEQSFTIQASGRQAPLYPAGLPMQKVDKDQWIFPDGAENHRRLSVKEIARIQTFPDWYEFSDGGNMSVQENNRLDKQYKQIGNAVTVLLAKAVATPIAEWAVNAIQARQIENTQKLNLF is encoded by the coding sequence ATGGTACGGACAAAAGAAATATATGATGAACATTCAAGTATTCGGGATATATTACACAAGAAAATAGAGAATGAACATAACCGTAAAATCATACGACTCGAGGACAATAGAAATATATTGGGAATGCCAGAAAAGTTTAATGTAATAAGCCTCTTTACCGGCTGTGGGGGGCTAGACTTGGGCTTCGAGCTTGCCGGTCTAGCTGCGGTTATTGGTGAAGAAGCAGCGATGGAGGCATTTCAATCTAAGGAAGCATTCGATGAGGTGCGTGGGCAAAGTATTTTCCATACGATTTATACGAATGATTTATTTGTCGAGGCGAATGAATCGTATAGCCGCAACTTCCCTAATCATAATTTTCAGCATGGCATTGATATTCGCAAAGTGCGAAACTTTCCCAAAGCGGATTTAGTCGTTGGTGGGTTTCCATGTCCTGGATTTAGTGAGGCGGGCCCCCGTTTAGTTGATGATGAGCGTAACTTCCTGTATATCCATTTTATTCGCTGCATTACACAAGCAAAGCCAGCTGTGTTTGTTGCCGAAAATGTGAAGGGTATGCTGACGCTTGGTAAGGGTCAAGTGATTCGTCAAATTACGAAGGACTTTGCAGCTGCTGGATATAGCGTTCAATATAAGCTATTGAATAGTCGGGATTACGGCGTTCCTCAACTGCGCGAACGTGTTTTTATCGTTGGTGTTCGCAATGATTTATCCTTTAAATATAAGTATCCGAAGCCGACGCATGGCACTGCATTATTTCCATTTGTTACGCTACGTGATGCGATCGGTGATTTAGAAGAGGCGCCAGGTCCTTACTTTACTGGTTCGTATTCAAGTATTTATATGTCCCGTAACCGTAAAAAATGTTGGGATGAACAAAGTTTTACGATTCAAGCATCCGGGCGTCAGGCTCCCCTATATCCAGCTGGACTGCCAATGCAAAAAGTGGACAAGGATCAATGGATTTTCCCAGATGGGGCAGAAAATCATCGCCGCCTGTCTGTAAAAGAAATTGCCCGTATCCAAACGTTCCCGGATTGGTATGAATTCAGTGATGGCGGAAATATGAGCGTGCAAGAAAATAACCGTCTAGATAAGCAATACAAACAAATCGGCAATGCCGTTACCGTGTTACTTGCAAAAGCAGTAGCCACACCGATTGCGGAATGGGCTGTTAATGCGATTCAAGCAAGACAAATTGAAAACACACAGAAGTTGAATTTGTTTTAG